A section of the Myxococcus virescens genome encodes:
- a CDS encoding L,D-transpeptidase family protein, with translation MEVQALHADTNAPGDLPEDARRTAADALFAAWQRTAEDAGTDGGVEGSAEAALSPPRRAHDDGAAVARDEVPALTIDPALDDLAPSEEEAVTPGGEELPLPEQLTVIPDELHPGEELVLGPDGEPLEDTGLVLEDVDPGLAPVSGAEDGGTYAVPFAPDAGSLRVRRSIVVRQEPRQDAPALGTVAQDMRVRWQGETAVRGPDCEAWIQIEPRGWVCERYLEPNFREPRVRELPKLREGELTPGIYARVVGKRVRAYPSLALARARRKGVLLKGSVSVQLRGQVRIRRRTYWRTTDGQYLEARVLREYRPSSFEGVNEEAIAELPPTFAWAQSRTRPSAAVEVRTAPDAKAARETVLPPRTLVAVKELSEDGHWVSIAEDQWVARDDLHVAWFSHAPPQVEPGSRWLDVDLDAQVLVAYEGERPVYATLISSGKQGTDTPEGLFRIWIKFAEADMTGSGTAGNDTYRVATVPWTMFFQDDYALHTAYWHDRFGQPMSHGCVNLSPKDARALYAWAAPQVPVGWSMVHATEDAPGSWIRIRGQARPTGKPRKVAVAATQVGTP, from the coding sequence GTGGAGGTTCAAGCACTTCACGCCGATACCAACGCTCCTGGGGACCTCCCCGAGGATGCCCGGCGCACGGCCGCGGATGCGCTGTTCGCGGCGTGGCAGCGCACCGCGGAGGACGCGGGGACTGACGGCGGCGTTGAGGGTTCGGCCGAGGCGGCGCTGTCTCCGCCGCGCCGCGCGCATGACGATGGGGCGGCCGTGGCGCGCGACGAGGTGCCGGCGCTGACCATCGACCCCGCCCTGGACGACCTCGCCCCGTCCGAGGAGGAAGCGGTCACGCCGGGCGGAGAGGAACTCCCCCTGCCCGAGCAGCTCACGGTCATCCCGGACGAACTGCACCCGGGCGAGGAACTGGTGCTCGGCCCGGACGGCGAGCCGCTCGAGGACACGGGGCTGGTGCTCGAAGACGTCGACCCAGGACTTGCGCCCGTGAGCGGCGCGGAGGACGGAGGAACGTACGCCGTGCCCTTCGCTCCGGACGCGGGCTCGCTGCGGGTGCGCCGCTCCATCGTGGTCCGTCAGGAGCCTCGGCAGGACGCACCGGCACTGGGCACCGTGGCGCAGGACATGCGCGTGCGCTGGCAGGGGGAAACGGCGGTGCGCGGCCCGGACTGCGAGGCTTGGATTCAGATTGAGCCGCGCGGCTGGGTCTGCGAGCGCTACCTGGAGCCCAACTTCCGTGAGCCCCGCGTGCGCGAACTCCCCAAGCTGCGCGAGGGCGAGCTGACGCCCGGCATCTACGCCCGGGTCGTGGGCAAGCGCGTGCGCGCCTATCCCAGCCTCGCCCTGGCGCGCGCCCGGCGGAAGGGCGTGTTGCTGAAGGGCTCCGTATCGGTGCAGCTCCGCGGGCAGGTCCGCATCCGCCGCAGGACGTACTGGCGCACCACCGACGGCCAGTACCTGGAGGCGCGGGTGCTGCGCGAGTACCGGCCTTCCTCCTTCGAGGGCGTGAACGAGGAGGCCATCGCCGAGCTGCCGCCGACGTTCGCCTGGGCCCAGTCCCGCACGCGTCCCTCCGCCGCCGTGGAAGTGCGGACCGCGCCAGACGCGAAGGCCGCCCGCGAAACGGTGCTGCCTCCACGCACGCTGGTGGCCGTGAAGGAGCTGTCCGAGGACGGCCACTGGGTGAGCATCGCGGAGGACCAATGGGTGGCGCGAGACGACCTGCACGTCGCCTGGTTCTCCCACGCGCCGCCGCAGGTGGAGCCCGGCTCCCGCTGGCTGGACGTGGACCTGGATGCCCAGGTGCTGGTGGCCTACGAAGGCGAGCGGCCGGTGTACGCGACGCTCATCTCCTCCGGGAAGCAGGGCACGGACACGCCGGAGGGCCTGTTCCGCATCTGGATCAAATTCGCGGAGGCCGACATGACAGGCAGCGGCACCGCCGGCAACGACACCTACCGCGTGGCCACGGTCCCCTGGACCATGTTCTTCCAGGACGACTACGCGCTGCACACGGCCTACTGGCACGACCGCTTCGGCCAGCCCATGAGCCACGGCTGCGTCAACCTGTCGCCGAAGGACGCCCGCGCGCTCTATGCCTGGGCCGCGCCGCAGGTGCCCGTCGGTTGGTCCATGGTCCACGCGACGGAGGACGCGCCGGGCTCGTGGATTCGCATCCGCGGTCAGGCCCGGCCGACGGGCAAGCCGCGCAAGGTGGCGGTCGCCGCGACGCAGGTGGGCACGCCGTAG
- a CDS encoding secondary thiamine-phosphate synthase enzyme YjbQ has protein sequence MFHAKELTVSSRGRGFTDITADVQRAVAESGARQGLCTVFLHHTSASLLLCENADPDVRQDLESFFSRLVKDGDPLFVHDAEGPDDMPAHVRTVLTQNALNIPVKDGRADLGTWQGVYVWEHRTSPHRRRVTVSVVS, from the coding sequence ATGTTCCACGCGAAGGAGCTCACGGTGTCCAGCCGGGGCCGCGGCTTCACCGACATCACCGCGGACGTCCAGCGCGCCGTCGCGGAGAGCGGCGCCCGCCAGGGGCTGTGCACCGTGTTCCTTCACCACACGAGCGCGTCCCTGCTGCTGTGTGAGAACGCGGACCCGGACGTGCGCCAGGATTTGGAGTCCTTCTTCTCGCGGCTGGTGAAGGACGGGGACCCGCTCTTCGTCCATGACGCGGAGGGGCCGGACGACATGCCCGCGCACGTGCGCACCGTCCTCACGCAGAACGCGCTGAACATCCCCGTGAAGGACGGCCGCGCGGATTTGGGGACGTGGCAGGGCGTCTACGTCTGGGAGCACCGGACCTCGCCGCACCGGCGCCGCGTCACCGTGTCCGTGGTGAGCTGA
- a CDS encoding SDR family NAD(P)-dependent oxidoreductase translates to MKLAETAPIPAPEAPPAAPLSLDEVRRITQVLEAISEDRFLLAGLPEEDRIAFLSAAGRVLHPDRDTKSRMAKALRRDRKKTKREHDRAIRATTEIRTLRRSAIFTVPALPPPPPTEAGPERILEQPRRCYVCKAEYRKLHFFYDAMCIECADYNYAKRTQRADLNGKVALITGARVKIGFQASLMLLRSGARVIATTRFPNDAAKRYVQEPDFADWAHRLHIHGLDLRHAPSVELFAKYIEQTHERLDILINNAAQTVRRPPGFYGHLLPGEMRRADDLPAAARALLAGHDACVATVQPAALGAGNAGGSELATTWRSSDPALGIHSSAALSMLPYNLEQEGDERALFPQGRLDADLQQVDLRDMNSWRLRLAEVQTAEMLEVHLINAVAPFILVGKLKPLMLRDRSSPGHVVNVSAMEGSFSRGTKTDKHPHTNMAKAALNMMTLTSAPDYARDNIYMNAVDTGWVTDEDPAQHAERKVQELDFQPPLDIVDGAARVVDPIIASENSGEYVWGNFFKDYRHTAW, encoded by the coding sequence ATGAAGCTCGCCGAGACTGCTCCGATTCCCGCCCCCGAAGCGCCGCCCGCTGCCCCCCTGTCCCTGGACGAGGTACGCCGCATCACCCAGGTCCTGGAGGCCATCAGCGAGGACCGCTTCCTGTTGGCCGGCCTCCCCGAGGAGGACCGCATCGCCTTCCTGAGCGCCGCGGGCCGCGTGCTGCACCCGGACCGCGACACCAAGTCCCGGATGGCGAAGGCGCTGCGCCGAGACAGGAAGAAGACGAAGCGCGAGCACGACCGCGCCATCCGCGCCACGACGGAGATTCGCACCCTGCGCCGCTCCGCCATCTTCACGGTGCCGGCGCTGCCCCCACCGCCCCCGACGGAAGCAGGGCCCGAGCGCATCCTCGAGCAGCCCCGCCGCTGCTACGTCTGCAAGGCCGAGTACCGCAAGCTGCACTTCTTCTACGACGCGATGTGCATCGAGTGCGCGGACTACAACTACGCCAAGCGCACCCAGCGCGCCGACCTGAACGGGAAGGTCGCGCTCATCACCGGCGCCCGGGTGAAGATTGGCTTCCAGGCCTCGCTGATGCTGCTGCGCTCCGGCGCGCGCGTCATCGCCACCACGCGCTTCCCCAACGACGCCGCGAAGCGCTACGTCCAGGAGCCGGACTTCGCGGACTGGGCGCACCGGCTGCACATCCATGGGCTCGACCTGCGGCACGCGCCCAGCGTGGAGCTCTTCGCGAAGTACATCGAGCAGACGCACGAGCGCCTGGACATCCTCATCAACAACGCCGCGCAGACGGTGCGCCGGCCCCCGGGCTTCTACGGCCACCTGCTGCCGGGAGAGATGCGCCGCGCGGACGACCTGCCGGCGGCGGCGCGCGCGCTGCTCGCGGGCCATGACGCCTGTGTCGCCACGGTGCAACCGGCCGCCCTGGGCGCGGGCAACGCGGGCGGTTCGGAGCTGGCCACCACCTGGCGCAGCAGCGACCCGGCGCTGGGCATCCACTCCTCCGCCGCGCTGTCCATGCTGCCCTACAACCTGGAGCAGGAGGGTGACGAGCGCGCCCTCTTCCCGCAGGGCCGGTTGGACGCGGACCTCCAGCAGGTGGACCTGCGGGACATGAACTCGTGGCGGCTGCGGCTCGCCGAGGTCCAGACGGCGGAGATGCTGGAGGTCCACCTCATCAACGCGGTGGCGCCCTTCATCCTCGTCGGGAAGCTGAAGCCACTGATGCTCAGGGACCGCTCGTCCCCCGGCCACGTGGTGAACGTCTCCGCGATGGAGGGCAGCTTCTCGCGCGGGACGAAGACGGACAAACACCCGCACACCAACATGGCGAAGGCGGCGCTCAACATGATGACGCTGACCTCCGCGCCGGACTACGCCCGCGACAACATCTACATGAACGCCGTGGACACCGGCTGGGTCACCGACGAGGACCCCGCGCAGCACGCGGAGCGCAAGGTGCAGGAGCTGGACTTCCAGCCACCGCTGGACATCGTCGACGGGGCGGCGCGGGTGGTGGACCCCATCATCGCCTCGGAGAACAGCGGCGAGTACGTCTGGGGCAACTTCTTCAAGGACTACCGTCACACCGCGTGGTGA
- a CDS encoding serine/threonine-protein kinase gives MSSIDPTAISRPRSPDIISGYHLDKLVGSGGMGEVHKATQLSLGRTVAVKLLNPELAKDPSFIARFQKEAAALAALSHPHIVSIVDKGKTDTTYYLVMEFVDGPSLRELIREPQLDVMGALRRMLQICRAIEYAHGRGVIHRDLKPENILLDQQAGGIAKVSDFGLASFLEDASPSSRYALTSTHVSMGTLSYMAPEQRVDAKSADARADIFSLGVILYEWLTGEVPLGTFDPPSRRKPGLDSRLDAIVTRCLKPDPEDRYPSVTTLIADLELLVPGSLPSLAPVKLTHLQRVRQGVRKVVRMALQAAAVLLVVAALAVLGREWLRSGEKPVPPQPGAALNADLGPPSPRTMPGRLETGSEKRTVSVGHGPDAPSLLVAGRPVEAEEKAIIFPPVEERSQSRVGRARVDVVGLDGDIAVLSARVRADAPPDTWKRRAYVMLYGPSLQAPSAALLLQGSTGRYVALIHDGAGAPLRLEWALGERRGTMLGLASPEGEAALELRVDADGVMQGYVGKGKDQRAIGEPLNLGPGWMEHFGDAPVPAFGCIEGTCRAEGFLYTVRRAPPPGTTAPVPDAPVAKAVVAAVPAKRPAPPPPPKKQPAKAPAKSPPKRR, from the coding sequence ATGTCCTCAATCGACCCCACCGCGATCAGCCGTCCGCGCTCGCCGGACATCATCAGCGGCTACCACCTCGACAAGCTCGTCGGCAGCGGAGGCATGGGGGAGGTCCACAAGGCTACCCAGCTCTCGCTAGGCCGCACGGTGGCGGTGAAGCTCCTCAATCCCGAGCTGGCGAAGGACCCGTCCTTCATCGCGCGCTTCCAGAAGGAAGCCGCCGCGCTCGCGGCCCTGAGCCATCCCCACATCGTCTCCATCGTCGACAAGGGGAAGACGGACACCACCTACTACCTGGTGATGGAGTTCGTGGACGGCCCGTCGCTGCGGGAGCTGATTCGCGAACCGCAGCTGGACGTCATGGGCGCCCTGCGGCGCATGCTGCAGATCTGCCGCGCCATCGAGTACGCGCACGGCCGCGGCGTCATCCACCGGGACCTGAAGCCGGAGAACATCCTGCTGGACCAGCAGGCCGGCGGCATCGCCAAGGTGTCGGACTTCGGCCTGGCGTCCTTCCTGGAGGATGCCAGTCCTTCCTCGCGCTATGCGCTCACGTCCACGCACGTGTCCATGGGCACGCTGTCGTACATGGCGCCCGAGCAGCGCGTGGACGCGAAGAGCGCGGACGCGCGCGCGGACATCTTCTCGCTGGGCGTCATCCTCTACGAGTGGCTCACGGGAGAGGTGCCGCTGGGCACGTTCGACCCGCCGTCGCGGCGCAAGCCGGGGCTGGACTCGCGGCTGGACGCCATCGTCACGCGGTGCCTCAAGCCGGACCCGGAGGACCGCTACCCCTCCGTCACCACGCTCATCGCGGACCTGGAGCTGCTCGTCCCGGGCAGCCTGCCGTCCCTGGCGCCGGTGAAGCTGACGCACCTCCAGCGCGTCCGCCAGGGCGTGCGCAAGGTGGTGCGCATGGCCCTGCAGGCCGCGGCCGTGCTGCTGGTGGTGGCGGCGCTGGCCGTGCTGGGCCGGGAGTGGCTGCGCAGCGGGGAGAAGCCCGTGCCGCCGCAGCCCGGCGCCGCGCTGAACGCGGACCTGGGCCCGCCGTCGCCCCGGACCATGCCCGGCCGGCTGGAGACAGGCTCCGAGAAGCGCACGGTGTCGGTGGGTCACGGCCCGGATGCGCCGTCGCTCCTGGTCGCCGGACGGCCGGTGGAGGCGGAGGAGAAGGCCATCATCTTCCCGCCCGTGGAGGAGCGCTCGCAGTCGCGCGTGGGCCGTGCCCGCGTGGACGTGGTGGGGCTGGACGGCGACATCGCCGTGCTCAGCGCCCGCGTGCGTGCGGACGCGCCGCCGGACACCTGGAAGCGCCGCGCCTACGTCATGCTCTATGGGCCGTCGCTGCAGGCCCCCTCGGCCGCGCTGCTGCTCCAGGGCAGCACCGGCCGCTACGTGGCGCTCATCCATGACGGCGCGGGCGCGCCGCTGCGGCTCGAATGGGCCCTGGGCGAGCGCCGCGGCACCATGCTGGGTCTGGCGTCGCCGGAGGGCGAGGCCGCGCTGGAGCTGCGGGTGGACGCGGACGGCGTCATGCAGGGCTACGTCGGCAAGGGCAAGGACCAGCGGGCCATTGGCGAGCCGCTCAACCTGGGTCCGGGCTGGATGGAGCACTTCGGGGACGCGCCCGTGCCCGCCTTCGGCTGCATCGAAGGCACCTGCCGCGCGGAGGGCTTCCTCTACACCGTGCGGCGTGCGCCGCCTCCGGGGACGACGGCGCCCGTGCCCGACGCGCCGGTGGCGAAGGCCGTGGTCGCCGCGGTGCCCGCCAAGCGGCCTGCTCCGCCGCCTCCCCCGAAGAAGCAGCCCGCCAAGGCCCCCGCGAAGAGCCCTCCCAAGCGACGGTAG
- a CDS encoding GAF domain-containing protein yields the protein MIEAFSKVSEASKLLLEKGLGPSTGMEALRMVGHALGVDRAYILENRVQGTYGRFITDMRHAWAEPPTPSPLANPVMRAFSFREFAPGWVDMLEAGMVVACPTRDAPPTMKDLLERQGTQSILLCPINPSRQQWWGMVAFEDCRRPRAWKPEEVTLLKSLARAVAASVRHGQMRSSLDQVRNSLRQAVNRTPVSSP from the coding sequence ATGATCGAAGCCTTCTCGAAGGTGTCGGAAGCCTCGAAGCTGCTGCTGGAGAAGGGCCTGGGCCCGAGCACCGGCATGGAGGCGCTGCGCATGGTGGGCCACGCGCTGGGCGTGGACCGCGCGTACATCCTGGAGAACCGCGTGCAGGGCACGTACGGCCGGTTCATCACGGACATGCGCCACGCCTGGGCGGAGCCGCCCACGCCGTCGCCGCTGGCCAACCCGGTGATGCGGGCCTTCTCCTTCCGCGAGTTCGCGCCGGGCTGGGTGGACATGCTGGAGGCCGGCATGGTGGTGGCGTGCCCCACCCGTGACGCGCCCCCGACGATGAAGGACTTGTTGGAGCGCCAGGGAACGCAGTCCATCCTCCTGTGCCCCATCAACCCCTCCCGGCAGCAGTGGTGGGGCATGGTGGCCTTCGAGGACTGCCGCCGTCCCCGCGCCTGGAAGCCGGAGGAAGTGACGCTGCTCAAGTCCCTGGCGCGCGCGGTGGCGGCGTCCGTCCGACATGGGCAGATGCGCTCCTCCCTGGACCAGGTCCGAAACAGCCTGCGCCAGGCGGTCAACCGCACCCCAGTGTCCAGCCCCTGA
- a CDS encoding sensor histidine kinase: MASSRIPIRGYRAGFFFVVVLLSAVTAFTLWTEVRTGSQVDGLVQEALERAGSIGRIRVDALSLEAAIEAHVRATGDAERRAADAVMEQILADIRASSEAYTRNLPQGEKALWYRFNAACQGLADQVRAAAIFSQRREAERARRHLAERIRPLAAELDALGGALEEENAAEARRLVNRLEDLRVRNTALGAGATLLAILLSSLVGWRVTSLLKRQEAIIQGQLEELGRHNQELDAFTRRVAHDLISPLAPLKGYLTLIRRTGAVNDAGALEMLAQCESSAVRMGELIEALLRFCRAGTRGESTVGELDTAVTTVLLEVAQTAAAQGVALERELEPGVAVDCPGQLLQVSARNLLTNAVKYSAGRPDPRVKVRVATEDGMAVLEVVDNGIGMAPGTQASLFQPFFRAPEVRGLPGHGLGLVTTKRVVEAHGGTLVVRSEEGKGTHVVVRFPRVVRPAAGTSGSQTTTASAGIRKVGT; encoded by the coding sequence GTGGCGAGCTCCCGCATCCCCATCCGCGGCTACCGGGCCGGCTTCTTCTTCGTGGTCGTCCTGTTGTCCGCCGTCACCGCTTTCACGTTGTGGACGGAGGTCCGCACGGGCAGCCAGGTGGACGGGTTGGTGCAGGAGGCGCTGGAGCGGGCCGGCTCCATTGGCCGCATCCGCGTGGACGCGCTGTCGCTGGAGGCCGCCATCGAGGCGCATGTCCGCGCCACGGGTGACGCCGAGCGCCGCGCCGCGGACGCGGTGATGGAGCAGATTCTCGCGGACATCCGCGCCTCGTCGGAGGCGTACACCCGCAACCTCCCGCAGGGCGAGAAGGCGCTGTGGTACCGCTTCAACGCCGCGTGCCAGGGGCTGGCGGACCAGGTGCGCGCGGCGGCCATCTTCTCACAGCGCCGCGAGGCGGAGCGGGCCCGGCGCCACCTGGCCGAGCGCATCCGCCCGCTGGCGGCGGAGCTGGACGCGCTGGGCGGCGCGCTGGAGGAGGAGAACGCGGCCGAGGCACGCAGGCTGGTGAACCGGTTGGAGGACCTGCGCGTGCGCAACACCGCCCTGGGCGCGGGTGCCACGCTGCTGGCCATCCTCCTGTCGTCGCTGGTGGGCTGGCGCGTCACCTCGCTGCTCAAGCGCCAGGAGGCCATCATCCAGGGCCAGTTGGAGGAGCTGGGCCGGCACAACCAGGAGCTGGACGCCTTCACGCGGCGCGTGGCGCACGACCTCATCTCCCCGCTGGCGCCGCTCAAGGGCTACCTGACGCTCATCCGCCGCACCGGCGCGGTGAACGACGCGGGCGCGCTGGAGATGCTGGCGCAGTGTGAGTCCAGCGCTGTTCGCATGGGTGAGCTCATCGAAGCGCTGCTGCGCTTCTGCCGCGCCGGTACGCGCGGCGAGAGTACGGTGGGTGAGCTGGACACGGCCGTCACCACCGTGTTGCTGGAGGTGGCGCAGACGGCGGCGGCGCAGGGCGTGGCGCTGGAGCGGGAGCTGGAGCCCGGCGTGGCGGTGGACTGCCCCGGACAGCTGTTGCAGGTGAGCGCGCGCAACCTGCTCACCAACGCGGTGAAGTACTCGGCGGGCCGGCCCGACCCCCGGGTGAAGGTGCGCGTGGCCACCGAGGACGGCATGGCCGTGCTGGAGGTGGTGGACAACGGCATCGGCATGGCGCCGGGCACCCAGGCCTCGCTGTTCCAGCCCTTCTTCCGCGCGCCGGAGGTGCGCGGGCTGCCGGGCCACGGACTGGGGCTGGTCACCACCAAGCGCGTGGTGGAGGCGCACGGCGGCACGCTGGTGGTGCGCTCGGAAGAAGGAAAGGGAACGCACGTGGTGGTGCGCTTCCCCCGCGTGGTGCGCCCGGCGGCGGGCACCAGCGGTTCTCAGACAACGACTGCTTCCGCCGGAATTCGCAAGGTCGGCACATGA
- a CDS encoding alpha/beta hydrolase: protein MERALRHVATRLGELDCHVIDALPEGATPELVVVLSHGLGAPATDLVPLGPELMAFQPALADRVRFVFPGGPMAWAHGGRAWFPLPDAVMRGEQRDWEQFARDVPPGMPAARRALMSTVDALCAAMKLPYGRIVLGGFSQGGMVSTDVALRLDEPPAGLCILSGTLTSEPEWRPRAQGRTGLPVFQAHGRYDPLLPLGSAERLRDLFVASGLTVDFHAYDMPHAIVTEELEALAAFLAARLGGR from the coding sequence ATGGAACGCGCCCTGCGCCACGTGGCCACACGGCTGGGTGAGCTGGACTGCCACGTCATCGACGCGCTCCCCGAGGGCGCGACGCCCGAGCTGGTCGTCGTCCTCTCCCATGGCCTGGGCGCGCCCGCCACCGACCTGGTGCCCCTGGGGCCGGAGTTGATGGCGTTCCAGCCGGCGCTGGCGGACCGCGTGCGGTTCGTCTTCCCCGGCGGGCCCATGGCCTGGGCGCACGGAGGACGCGCCTGGTTCCCCCTGCCCGACGCGGTGATGCGGGGGGAGCAGCGCGACTGGGAACAGTTCGCGCGCGACGTACCGCCGGGCATGCCCGCCGCGCGCAGGGCGCTGATGAGCACCGTGGACGCGCTGTGCGCCGCGATGAAGCTGCCCTACGGGCGCATCGTGCTGGGCGGCTTCAGCCAGGGCGGTATGGTGTCCACGGACGTGGCCCTGCGCCTGGATGAGCCGCCCGCCGGGCTGTGCATCCTCTCCGGCACGCTGACGTCGGAGCCGGAGTGGCGCCCCCGCGCCCAGGGCCGCACGGGGCTGCCCGTATTCCAGGCCCACGGGCGCTACGACCCGCTGCTGCCCCTGGGCAGCGCCGAGCGGCTGCGGGACCTGTTCGTGGCGTCGGGCCTCACCGTGGACTTCCACGCCTACGACATGCCGCACGCCATCGTCACCGAGGAGCTGGAGGCCCTGGCCGCGTTCCTCGCCGCGCGGCTGGGAGGACGCTGA
- a CDS encoding sigma-54-dependent transcriptional regulator, with protein sequence MSSARILVVDDDPQARDLLQRLLGPLGAVTQAPDPRRATERIAEGAFDLVLTDMAMPEPGDGLKVLHEVKAQLPDTPVVVVTAFGNIEGALDSIQQGAFDYLAKPFDVDAILRVARRALEQKRLVEENRSLRQQVERGSLMLVGRSPALLEVYKHVARAAASNVPVLITGETGTGKEMVARALHKRSPRMNGPFIPVDCGAITESLMESELFGHAKGSFTGASGARRGVFEEASGGTLFLDEIGDVGMKVQSQLLRVLQEGEIRRVGESVPVKVDVRVVAATNKDLKARVAEGLFREDLLYRLDVVHLHLPPLRERSEDIPALVEHFAGRHARGGVRPVVTPEANARLAAYDWPGNVRQLENVVARALALNVTGVLGPQDFPEPIGDASTPKMAGLAGDMPSLAELSRRYAAQVLQHVGGNKSEAARLLDVDRKTLYKLLEAPEAES encoded by the coding sequence ATGAGCTCAGCCCGCATCCTCGTCGTGGATGATGACCCGCAGGCCCGCGATTTGCTCCAGCGCTTGCTGGGGCCGCTGGGGGCGGTGACGCAGGCTCCGGACCCGCGCCGCGCCACCGAGCGCATCGCGGAGGGCGCCTTTGACCTGGTCCTCACGGACATGGCCATGCCCGAGCCGGGCGACGGGCTGAAGGTGCTCCATGAGGTGAAGGCGCAGCTGCCGGACACGCCCGTGGTGGTGGTGACGGCCTTCGGCAACATCGAGGGCGCGCTGGACAGCATCCAGCAGGGCGCCTTCGACTACCTGGCGAAGCCCTTCGACGTGGACGCGATTCTGCGCGTGGCGCGCCGGGCGCTGGAGCAGAAGCGGCTGGTGGAGGAGAACCGCTCGCTGCGCCAGCAGGTGGAGCGTGGTTCGCTGATGCTGGTGGGCCGCAGCCCGGCGCTGCTGGAGGTGTACAAGCACGTGGCGCGCGCGGCGGCCAGCAACGTGCCCGTGCTGATTACGGGTGAGACGGGCACGGGGAAGGAGATGGTGGCGCGCGCGCTGCACAAGCGCTCGCCGCGCATGAACGGGCCCTTCATCCCCGTGGACTGCGGCGCGATTACCGAGTCGCTGATGGAGAGCGAGCTGTTCGGCCACGCGAAGGGCAGCTTCACCGGCGCGTCCGGCGCGCGGCGAGGCGTCTTCGAGGAGGCCAGCGGCGGCACGCTCTTCCTGGATGAGATTGGCGACGTCGGCATGAAGGTGCAGTCGCAGCTCCTGCGCGTGTTGCAGGAGGGCGAAATCCGCCGCGTGGGTGAGAGCGTCCCCGTCAAGGTGGACGTGCGCGTGGTGGCGGCGACGAACAAGGACCTCAAGGCGCGGGTGGCGGAAGGCCTCTTCCGCGAGGACCTGCTGTACCGCCTGGACGTGGTGCACCTGCACCTGCCGCCGCTGCGGGAGCGGAGCGAGGACATCCCCGCGCTGGTGGAGCACTTCGCCGGGCGTCATGCCCGCGGCGGGGTGCGGCCGGTGGTGACGCCGGAGGCGAACGCGCGCCTGGCGGCCTACGACTGGCCGGGCAACGTGCGGCAGCTGGAGAACGTGGTGGCGCGGGCGCTGGCGCTCAACGTGACGGGCGTCCTGGGACCCCAGGACTTCCCGGAGCCCATCGGGGACGCGTCCACCCCGAAGATGGCGGGCCTGGCGGGTGACATGCCGAGTCTGGCCGAGCTGTCCCGCCGCTACGCCGCGCAGGTGCTCCAGCACGTGGGCGGCAACAAGAGCGAGGCGGCGCGCCTGCTCGATGTGGACCGCAAGACGCTCTACAAGCTGCTGGAGGCCCCGGAGGCCGAGTCGTAG
- a CDS encoding TerB family tellurite resistance protein yields the protein MSPEQFHVEVLKLLLQVATVDGRVAHSEIRHILDTARGMSVPLQELAALTRCLQNNEPLPPPNMGILRTNPSAVIQEAKALIASDGSVHAAEIELLRQIRELLGVSN from the coding sequence ATGAGCCCCGAACAGTTCCACGTCGAAGTCCTCAAGCTGCTGCTCCAGGTCGCCACCGTCGATGGCCGCGTCGCTCACTCCGAGATTCGGCACATCCTGGACACCGCGCGAGGCATGAGCGTGCCCCTGCAGGAGCTGGCCGCGCTGACGCGCTGTCTGCAGAACAACGAGCCCCTGCCTCCGCCGAACATGGGCATCCTGCGCACCAACCCCTCTGCCGTCATCCAGGAGGCGAAGGCGCTCATCGCCAGCGATGGCAGCGTGCACGCGGCCGAAATCGAGCTGCTGCGGCAGATTCGGGAGCTGCTCGGCGTCAGCAACTGA